The following nucleotide sequence is from Halapricum desulfuricans.
GAGAAGAGGACGGCGACGCTGGCGACGATGACGCCGCCCTGGAACCCGCCGCCGACCGACTTCGTGCCGTGCAACAGCGTGAACAGCCCGAACGTGAGGATGAAGGGCACGACCGCCCGGACCGTGTGAGTGACGACGGGGCTCTCGCGGTAGGGTTTCACGCGTCACCCCTCCCGCGGACGACCAGCACGGCAGCGATAGCGGTGAAGACGACCGCGATCTCCCCGAAGGTGTCGAACCCCCGGAAGACGACAAGCACTGCCGTCACGGCGTTGTCGATCCCGTAGGTGCCCGTCTCCTGGAGGTAGTACGCGGCCGCACCGTCGAACGCGGGCGCGTCGGGGTCGCCGACCGCCGGGAGCGACGGGACCGTCGCGACCAGCGCCGCAGTCAGCGCCCCGGCCGCGATCACGGCGGTGGGCGAGACCGCCAGCGAGAACGACCGCCCGCC
It contains:
- a CDS encoding DUF4040 domain-containing protein gives rise to the protein MTPLVAALLALVVAVAVVTALARDILVATVAFAAYSLGLAVLWVVFDAPDVALTEAAVGAGVVTALFVAVLSRTTRPVGGRSFSLAVSPTAVIAAGALTAALVATVPSLPAVGDPDAPAFDGAAAYYLQETGTYGIDNAVTAVLVVFRGFDTFGEIAVVFTAIAAVLVVRGRGDA